In Carya illinoinensis cultivar Pawnee chromosome 7, C.illinoinensisPawnee_v1, whole genome shotgun sequence, the following are encoded in one genomic region:
- the LOC122316054 gene encoding probable L-cysteine desulfhydrase, chloroplastic produces MASNHRNGDSHIHHLPKKPKLSSTSLITPSEIQSEFCHHDPSVARINNGSFGSCPDSVIKAQQVLQLEFLRQPDHFYFNCLKEGILRSRTVIKQLINARHVDEVSIVDNATTAAAIVLQRTAWAFAEGRFEKGDVAIMLHYAYGAVKKSVEAYVTRAGGCVIEVQMPFPVNTNDEIIHEFRKALERGKENGRKIRLAVIDHITSMPCVVIPVKELVKICREEGVDQVFVDAAHAIGCTDVDMQDIGADFYTSNLHKWFFCPPSIAFLYSRSSPKCLDLHHPVVSHEYGSGLAVESAWIGTRDYSAQLVVPKALDFVNRFEGGIEGIKKRNHDKAVEMGQMLAKAWGTNLGCPPEMCASMIMVGLPASLAISSDSDTLKLRAHLRENFGVEVPIYYRAPKDGEVGVITGYARISYQVYNTFEDYTKFRDAVNKLVSEGFTCNLLSN; encoded by the coding sequence ATGGCCTCCAACCATCGCAACGGTGACTCCCATATCCACCACCTCCCCAAAAAACCCAAACTTTCTTCCACTTCCCTCATCACTCCCTCTGAAATCCAATCGGAATTCTGCCACCATGATCCCTCCGTCGCCCGCATCAACAACGGCAGTTTCGGTTCCTGTCCGGACTCCGTTATCAAGGCCCAACAGGTCCTACAGCTCGAATTTCTCCGCCAACCCGACCACTTCTACTTCAACTGCCTCAAGGAGGGAATTCTAAGATCCAGGACTGTCATCAAACAGCTCATCAATGCTCGCCACGTCGACGAAGTCTCCATCGTCGACAACGCCACCACTGCTGCCGCCATCGTCCTCCAACGTACCGCCTGGGCCTTCGCCGAGGGCCGTTTCGAGAAAGGTGATGTCGCGATTATGCTTCACTACGCCTACGGTGCTGTCAAGAAATCCGTCGAGGCATATGTCACGCGCGCAGGTGGGTGCGTCATCGAGGTACAAATGCCTTTTCCTGTTAATACCAACGATGAGATTATCCATGAGTTTAGGAAGGCAttagagagagggaaagagaacgGGAGGAAAATTAGGTTGGCTGTGATTGATCATATCACTTCCATGCCGTGTGTGGTGATCCCTGTGAAGGAACTGGTTAAAATTTGTAGGGAAGAAGGTGTTGACCAGGTTTTTGTGGACGCGGCCCATGCCATTGGGTGCACTGATGTTGATATGCAAGACATTGGGGCCGATTTCTATACGAGCAACTTGCACAAATGGTTCTTTTGCCCACCTTCCATTGCTTTTTTGTATAGTAGGAGCTCGCCCAAATGCTTGGACTTGCATCATCCTGTTGTGTCTCATGAGTATGGAAGTGGGTTGGCCGTGGAAAGTGCTTGGATTGGGACTAGGGACTACAGTGCACAATTGGTGGTTCCAAAAGCTTTGGACTTTGTTAATAGGTTCGAAGGCGGTATAGAAGGGATCAAGAAGAGGAATCATGATAAGGCTGTTGAGATGGGGCAGATGTTGGCCAAAGCGTGGGGGACCAATCTCGGGTGTCCTCCGGAGATGTGCGCAAGCATGATCATGGTTGGGTTGCCGGCTTCTTTGGCAATCTCAAGTGATTCGGACACTTTAAAGTTAAGGGCACATTTGAGGGAGAATTTCGGTGTTGAAGTGCCAATATACTACCGGGCACCAAAAGATGGTGAGGTTGGCGTGATAACTGGGTACGCGCGGATCTCCTACCAAGTCTACAATACATTCGAGGATTACACCAAGTTCAGGGATGCAGTTAACAAACTTGTTAGCGAAGGTTTCACTTGCAACCTTCTTTCTAATTGA